Proteins found in one Ptychodera flava strain L36383 chromosome 16, AS_Pfla_20210202, whole genome shotgun sequence genomic segment:
- the LOC139114009 gene encoding uncharacterized protein: protein MSQACAQTVNTPAGPVISECKFPIDANRFSIWTRFVRTTAWVLRFISLIKARRTGKSIDVQPYLEVCELQEADKQILKYIQMERFANTIRDLKVGRLTRTRPLKSLSPFLDSDGILRVGGRLQRSSLPYDAKHPLLVPCRNHIATLIVRHYHIKVGRHSKGVNAVLSETRQRYWIVHGREEVKRVQYDCRLCCRRRKKVAEQIMAPLPSHRITVPVRAFAKSGVDNAGPFYTKLTRRVIAKRYLCLFTCTTSRAVHLELAYSMDTDSFRNAISRMVARRGKPEEVISDNGTNFVGANRELGELICAMDQLKIVDSAANKGIIWKFNPPLGSHHGGLFEALIKSAKVALKAILGDARVTDEELHTAIVEVEGLMNSRPLTYCSNDPTDEPVLTPNHFLYGQAGGQLAPRVVDEVACSPKHRWRFIQDLVNQVWKRWNREYLSLLQNRGKWWTRHGNVKVNDIVTLVDPANPRGHWPLGRIEEVYPGRDGCVRTVKVLSQGRPLIRPITKVCPLEAKSISKQEVTKPVCYGGKDGAMKVKCRPTLADCRICDFNETFFAR, encoded by the coding sequence ATGTCTCAAGCCTGTGCTCAGACTGTCAACACACCAGCTGGGCCCGTTATATCAGAGTGTAAGTTTCCCATTGACGCCAACAGGTTTTCTATCTGGACTAGATTCGTCAGGACAACAGCATGGGTGCTGCGCTTTATCAGTCTGATTAAAGCAAGACGCACTGGTAAGTCCATAGATGTACAGCCCTATTTGGAAGTATGTGAACTTCAAGAGGCTGATAAGCAGATACTCAAGTATATCCAGATGGAGAGATTTGCAAATACAATCAGAGATCTGAAAGTAGGGCGTCTGACAAGAACCAGACCGCTGAAATCCTTGTCACCTTTTTTGGACAGTGACGGAATTCTAAGAGTTGGTGGACGTCTTCAAAGATCCAGCCTGCCGTATGATGCCAAACACCCGCTGTTGGTGCCATGTCGCAATCATATTGCTACGCTGATAGTGCGACACTATCACATCAAAGTTGGCCGGCACAGTAAAGGAGTAAATGCTGTCCTGTCAGAGACCAGACAAAGATACTGGATAGTTCATGGTAGAGAAGAGGTCAAGAGAGTTCAATATGACTGCAGACTTTGTTGTAGACGTCGTAAAAAGGTAGCAGAACAAATCATGGCTCCACTACCATCTCACAGGATCACCGTGCCAGTTCGAGCATTCGCAAAGTCTGGAGTTGACAATGCTGGACCTTTCTACACAAAGTTGACCAGAAGAGTCATTGCGAAGAGATATCTATGTCTCTTTACATGTACTACATCAAGAGCAGTCCATTTGGAGCTCGCCTACTCCATGGACACTGACAGTTTTCGCAACGCCATTTCAAGAATGGTGGCAAGACGTGGGAAACCAGAAGAAGTTATCTCGGATAATGGCACAAACTTTGTTGGTGCAAACAGAGAGCTTGGTGAGCTGATTTGTGCCATGGATCAACTCAAAATTGTTGATAGTGCTGCCAACAAAGGTATAATCTGGAAGTTCAACCCGCCATTGGGGTCACATCATGGTGGATTGTTTGAGGCCCTGATCAAGTCGGCCAAAGTTGCACTGAAAGCAATTCTCGGGGATGCACGAGTGACAGATGAGGAGTTACATACAGCCATAGTAGAGGTTGAGGGATTGATGAACTCAAGACCTCTAACATATTGCAGTAACGACCCCACAGATGAACCTGTGTTGACTCCAAACCATTTTCTGTATGGTCAAGCAGGAGGTCAGTTGGCACCAAGGGTGGTAGATGAAGTAGCTTGCAGTCCAAAACATCGATGGCGCTTCATTCAGGACCTCGTAAACCAAGTTTGGAAGAGATGGAATCGCGAATACCTATCTCTACTCCAGAACCGAGGAAAGTGGTGGACTCGACATGGAAATGTGAAGGTCAACGACATTGTTACATTAGTCGACCCAGCAAATCCACGGGGACATTGGCCTCTAGGTCGAATCGAGGAGGTTTACCCTGGAAGGGATGGGTGTGTTCGTACGGTGAAGGTTTTAAGTCAAGGCCGTCCTCTCATCAGACCCATCACCAAAGTGTGCCCTTTGGAAGCTAAATCTATAAGTAAACAGGAGGTGACCAAACCAGTTTGTTACGGAGGGAAGGATGGAGCGATGAAAGTTAAGTGCAGGCCCACTCTGGCGGATTGTAGGATCTGTGATTT